In the genome of Ferrovibrio terrae, the window CCGCCTGGTCACCTCGGGTGGCCATCCGGTGCTCGACACCCGCGGCCGCGACATCGTGATCCCCGAAGGCCTCGGCACTCCCGCTGTTTCCGTCGATGGCACGATCAATGTCGGCCAGGAGCAGGTCGCCAAGATCGACCTCGTCCATTTCGAAAATGAGCAGGAACTGCGCAAGACCGCCAACGGCCTGTTCGCCACCGCCCAGGACACGGTCCCGGCGCCGCCCACCACCACGCTGATACAGGGCATGGTGGAAGCCTCGAACATCGAGCCGATCCTGGAGATGACCAACATGATCGAATTGATGCGGCAGTATCAAAGCACCCAGGGCCTGATCGACAGCGAGAATGACCGTCTGAAAATGGCCATCCAGCGGCTCGGCCGCGCTTCGAATTAACTGAATTGACGGACCAGGAGACCTAGATCATGCGTTCGCTCAGCACCGGTGCCACCGGCATGATGGCGCAACAGCTCAATGTTGAAGTCATCTCGAACAATATCGCCAACATGAGCACGACCGCTTTCAAGCGGCAGCGTGCCGAGTTCCAGGATCTGCTGTACCAGAACATGCGCCGTCCGGGCTCGACCTCGTCGGATGCCAATACCATCGTGCCCTCGGGCATCCAGGTCGGTGTCGGTGTGCGCACCGCGGGCGTGTACCGCATCAACGAACAGGGCAACCTGAACAGCACCGGCAACACCTACGATCTCGCGATCAGCGGCAAGGGTTACTTCCAGATCACCCTGCCCTCGGGCGAAACCTCCTACACCCGCGCCGGCTCGTTCCAGATCAACGCCCAGGGCCAGATCGTCACCGTCGACGGCTACCAGATCAGTCCGGCGATCACCGTGCCGCAAGGCGCGCTCTCGGTGAACATCGATGCCACCGGCGTCGTCGAGGCGCGGATCGCCGGCCAGACCAACGCTCAGAACCTCGGCCAGATCCAGCTCGCCACCTTCGTGAACGAGGCGGGCCTGGAAGCGACCGGCGACAACCTGTTCCTCGAAACCGCCGCTTCGGGCCAGGCCACCGTGGGCAACCCCAACGCGGTCGGCTTCGGCGTGCTGCGCCAGGGTTACGTCGAAACCTCGAACGTCAACCCGGTGCAGGAAATCACCAATCTGATCACCGCCCAGCGCGCTTACGAAATGAATTCGAAGATCATCACCGCGTCGGACGAAATGCTGCAGACCGCAACCCGCCTGCGCTAACGCCCTCGCATCTGGATTTACGGAGACCGACCATGGCTTCGCTTCGCACACTTCTTCTCGCCGGTATCGCCTGCACCACGCTGGCGGCGCCCGTTGTCTTCGCGCAGCCCGCCGCGGCGCAGACCCAGGTGGCCAGCGCCACTGCTGCCACGCGCTTCATCGGCGAACGCGAAATCAGCCGTCGCATCGCCGATATGGTGAAGCAGCGCAATGGTGGCCGGCCGGTGGAAATCAACTTCCACGGCATGGGCAACGAACTCGAGGTACCGGCCGGCACGGCCGCTTTCCAGATCGACGAATTCAGCTACGACTCGCGCAGCGGCCGCTTCTACGGCACCGTCGCCAGCGCCACCGCCAGCATCAAGGTCAGCGGTCGCGCCCAGGTCGTCGAGGCGATCCCGGTGTTGAAGGGCCGCATTACCGCCGGCCAGGTGATCACGCGCAACGATGTCGAATGGCTGCAGGTGCCCGCCAACCGTTACGGCGCCGGCTTTATCGACCGCTTCGACGATCTGATCGGCCAGACGCCGCGCCGGCCACTGGCCGCCGGCATGCCGATCCGCACGTCCGATATCGGCAAGCCCGAAGCCATTGCCAAGAACAGCCTGGTCACCATGGTGGCCCAGGCTCCCGGTCTCACCATCACGACCACCGGCCGCGCCATGGAATCGGGCAGCATCGGCGACGTGGTGCAGGTCCTGAACATGCAGAGCAAGCGGGCCATTCAGGCGACCGTGACCGGAATGAACCTGGTCCAGGTCATCACTGCCCCCAACATCATCGCGTCGAACTAAGAGCCGAGCGGAAGGATTATCATCATGACTCGTTTTACCCATCCCACGCTCGCCGGCATGCTGCGAATTGCCGCCGCCGCCGGCCTTGCTGTCACTCTCGGCGCCTGCGGTAACCTTAACCGCCTCGGCGATATTGGCAGCGCGCCGGCCATGACCGGCATCGACAACCCGACCGAGAAACGCGACTACCGCCCGGTCAGCCTGCCGATGCCGGCGCCGGAAGTGGCACCGCGTCATGCCAATTCGCTGTGGCGTCCCGGTGCGCGCCAGTTCTTCAAGGATCCGCGCGCCACCAGGGTCGGCGACATCCTGACAGTGAACATCAACATCCGGGAAAATGCGCAGCTGCAGAACAATACCACCACCTCGCGTGACAACAGCGAAGGCCAGGGCCTGCCGAACTTCCTCGGCTGGGAGTCGGCGCGCGACGGTGCCGGTGGCGTAATCACCCAGCCGGGTGCGCCCTCGGCGCTGAACAAGATCTTCCGCAACGTCGATCCGGAAAACATGGTCACCATGAACTCGCAGTCGAGCGTGCAGGGCCAGGGCCAGGTGATCCGCCGTGAAGAAGTCACCCTGAACGTCGCCGCGCTGGTGACGCAGGTGCTGCCGAACGGCAACCTCGTGGTGCAGGGCCGCCAGGAAGTGCGGGTGAACAACGAAGTGCGCGAACTGCTGATCCAGGGCATCGTGCGGCCGGAAGACATCACCGCGACCAACACGATCGTGCACACCCAGATGGCCGAAGCGCGCATCTCCTACGGCGGCCGCGGTCAGCTGACCGATGTGCAGCAGGGCCGCTGGGGCCAGCAGGTCTACGACATCCTCTTCCCCTTCTAAGAACGAGAAGGATTTCGCCCAGCCTGAAAATTCAGGCACGTCAGAAGGTGCGTAAGGACCGCAGAATGCGGACCGCGGCAAAAAAGCCAGGGCGAGAGAGTAAAACGCAAAAGGCCGGTCAGAAGACCGGCCTTTTCGTTTTTCAGTTCAGCACTTCAAGCGACGAAGATATCGCCCCGGTCTATGTATCGTCCCGGTGCGTGCGCTCGCGGCGCTCGTGACGCTCCTGCGCTTCGATCGACAGCGTGGCAATCGGGCGGGCTTCCAGGCGCTTGAGCGAGATCGGTTCGCCGGTCTCCTCGCAATAGCCGTAGGAACCATCGTCGATCCGCTTCATCGCGGCGTCGATCTTGGCGATCAGCTTGCGCTGGCGGTCGCGCGTGCGCAGCTCGAGAGAACGGTCAGTCTCGGTCGAGGCGCGATCAGCAATGTCGGGCTCCTGCGAGGTGTCTTCCTGCAGGTGCTGCAATGTCTGGTTCGATTCCCGCAGGATGTCTTCCTTCCAGGCCGTCAGCTTGCGGCGGAAGTATTCCTTCATGCGCGGGTTCATGAAGGGCTCACTCTCGGTCGGCTTATAATTCGCCTTCAATTGGATACCCATGTCAGAGACCCTCCAGGCGCCGTGGCGACTCCGATACCCCGGCCACGGCGCGCGGGAGTATATGAATCGGCCCGCCGCCGGGCAAGGCTGTCGATTGGCCGGGAAGTCGTTGATTTTATGATATAATTATGAATGGCCCAGCTTGTGGGCAATAAAATTACAATCCGAGCTTGGCTAACTCGACCTCGCAGCGCAGCTCGATCTCGGCCATCACCTCGGCCAGCCTGGGGTCCAGCACCATCAGTTTTTCGGCGCGCAACGTCTGCGCCAGCCTCTGCAGGCGGTCGGCCGGAATTGAGCCCATCAGCAGCCCATGGCGGATTTCCTCCAGCCGTTCGATCAGGGTCGAACCGCGCTGATAGGCGCGCTGCCGGTTCTGCCGGCCACCGGCCTGCTCGTCGACAGCCTGGATGGTCAGCATGGCGTCCAGCGCCGCAACCGGGGCAGCCTGCCCGACCTGGCCGGCAGGCTTTTCTGCGCCCTTCAGCATGCTGGCAAAGCTCGGCCCCCCGGCGCTGCTGCTGCCGGTCGAACGTTTGGGGCTGCCGGGCGCAATGCCTCCCGGACCGCGGATTTTGTCGATGCTCATGGGAAATAATATCTCTTAACCGGGCGCATGGTGCCCGATAAGACTGACCGGGTAAAGACGGCATTTTTTGCCGGGCGGGGCCGGTTTTTCACTCCAACTGTCATATAATTCAACGAGTTAACCATTGGCACGACAATCGCATTAATAGGCACGACAGAACCGGCATCCGTGGCCGGCTTTGCGTAGAGGAAGATGACGATGACCCGTTTCGCCAAGGATACGTTCCGCCGCCTGCTCCAGGCCGCCGTCGCAGTGGCGCTGCTCGCCCTGCCGCTGCAGGCCCAGGCTGGCTCGCGCATCAAGGACATCGCCGATTTCGAAGGCATCCGCGACAACATGCTGGTCGGTTATGGCCTGGTGGTCGGTCTGGATGGCACCGGCGACAGCCTCACCAACTCGCCTTTCACCCGTCAGAGCCTGCAGGCCATGCTGGAGCGCTTCGGCGTCAATATCCGCGACGCCGCCAACTTCCGTACGGCCAATCTTGCCGCGGTGATGGTCACCGCCACCCTGCCCCCCTTCGCCCGCCATGGCAGCCGCCTCGACGTCACCATCTCCACGATGGGCGATGCCAAGAGCCTGCAGGGCGGCACGCTGCTGGTCACCCCGCTGCTCGGCGCCGATGGCGAAGTGTACAGCGTTGCCCAGGGCGCCGTTGCGATCAGCGGTTTCCGCGCTCAGGGCGCGGCCGCCCAGATCACCCGCGGCACGCCCACCTCGGGCCGCATTGCCAATGGCGCCATCGTTGAGCGCGAGGTCGGTTTCGAACTGACGTCGTTGCCGGTGCTGCGCCTGTCCCTGAAGAATCCTGACCTGACCACCGCGCGCCGCGTGAGCCAGGCCGTCTCCACCCTGGCCGGCATGCCGACCGCGCGCGCGCTGGACCCCTCCACCGTGCATATCGACATCCCGGAACGCTTCCGTCGTGACGTCGTCGGTTTCATGACCGAAGTCGAACAGCTGCAGGTCGAGACCGACCAGATGGCCCGCGTCGTGATCGACGAACGCTCCGGCACCATCGTGATGGGCCCGAATGTGCGCATCGACACCGTTGCGATCGCCCAGGGCTCGCTCACCGTCCGCATCACAGAAACCCCGCAGGTATCGCAGCCGCTGCCCTTCTCGCCGGCCGCCACCGCCATCCCGGGCATTGCCGGCTCCTCGGCCGCGACCGGCACCATCCAGGTGCCGCGCATCGGTCCCGACGGCCAGCCGGTTCGCAACGCGCAGGGCAACTTCGTGTTCGATACCATCACCCAGGCTGTTCCCGGCACTGGCACTCCGACGATCCCCGGCGCCGCCGCCGGTGGCGCCCAGACCGTGGTTGTTCCGCGCACCGATATCCAGGTGGACGACCAGAA includes:
- the dksA gene encoding RNA polymerase-binding protein DksA — its product is MGIQLKANYKPTESEPFMNPRMKEYFRRKLTAWKEDILRESNQTLQHLQEDTSQEPDIADRASTETDRSLELRTRDRQRKLIAKIDAAMKRIDDGSYGYCEETGEPISLKRLEARPIATLSIEAQERHERRERTHRDDT
- a CDS encoding flagellar basal body P-ring protein FlgI is translated as MTRFAKDTFRRLLQAAVAVALLALPLQAQAGSRIKDIADFEGIRDNMLVGYGLVVGLDGTGDSLTNSPFTRQSLQAMLERFGVNIRDAANFRTANLAAVMVTATLPPFARHGSRLDVTISTMGDAKSLQGGTLLVTPLLGADGEVYSVAQGAVAISGFRAQGAAAQITRGTPTSGRIANGAIVEREVGFELTSLPVLRLSLKNPDLTTARRVSQAVSTLAGMPTARALDPSTVHIDIPERFRRDVVGFMTEVEQLQVETDQMARVVIDERSGTIVMGPNVRIDTVAIAQGSLTVRITETPQVSQPLPFSPAATAIPGIAGSSAATGTIQVPRIGPDGQPVRNAQGNFVFDTITQAVPGTGTPTIPGAAAGGAQTVVVPRTDIQVDDQNQRRLGLLPRGVSLQELVDGLNALGVGPRDMITILQAIKAAGALQAEIQVM
- the flgF gene encoding flagellar basal-body rod protein FlgF, which gives rise to MENTTYIGLSRLSAMRREMDVIANNMANMNSNAYKGERVMFEEFLKGPNQQQKSSFVQDWGVLRDFRTGKLEQTGNTFDFAINGSGYLTVDTPQGRRYTRDGHLRMDGDRRLVTSGGHPVLDTRGRDIVIPEGLGTPAVSVDGTINVGQEQVAKIDLVHFENEQELRKTANGLFATAQDTVPAPPTTTLIQGMVEASNIEPILEMTNMIELMRQYQSTQGLIDSENDRLKMAIQRLGRASN
- the flgG gene encoding flagellar basal-body rod protein FlgG → MRSLSTGATGMMAQQLNVEVISNNIANMSTTAFKRQRAEFQDLLYQNMRRPGSTSSDANTIVPSGIQVGVGVRTAGVYRINEQGNLNSTGNTYDLAISGKGYFQITLPSGETSYTRAGSFQINAQGQIVTVDGYQISPAITVPQGALSVNIDATGVVEARIAGQTNAQNLGQIQLATFVNEAGLEATGDNLFLETAASGQATVGNPNAVGFGVLRQGYVETSNVNPVQEITNLITAQRAYEMNSKIITASDEMLQTATRLR
- a CDS encoding flagellar assembly protein FliX, translated to MSIDKIRGPGGIAPGSPKRSTGSSSAGGPSFASMLKGAEKPAGQVGQAAPVAALDAMLTIQAVDEQAGGRQNRQRAYQRGSTLIERLEEIRHGLLMGSIPADRLQRLAQTLRAEKLMVLDPRLAEVMAEIELRCEVELAKLGL
- the flgA gene encoding flagellar basal body P-ring formation chaperone FlgA: MASLRTLLLAGIACTTLAAPVVFAQPAAAQTQVASATAATRFIGEREISRRIADMVKQRNGGRPVEINFHGMGNELEVPAGTAAFQIDEFSYDSRSGRFYGTVASATASIKVSGRAQVVEAIPVLKGRITAGQVITRNDVEWLQVPANRYGAGFIDRFDDLIGQTPRRPLAAGMPIRTSDIGKPEAIAKNSLVTMVAQAPGLTITTTGRAMESGSIGDVVQVLNMQSKRAIQATVTGMNLVQVITAPNIIASN
- the flgH gene encoding flagellar basal body L-ring protein FlgH, with translation MTRFTHPTLAGMLRIAAAAGLAVTLGACGNLNRLGDIGSAPAMTGIDNPTEKRDYRPVSLPMPAPEVAPRHANSLWRPGARQFFKDPRATRVGDILTVNINIRENAQLQNNTTTSRDNSEGQGLPNFLGWESARDGAGGVITQPGAPSALNKIFRNVDPENMVTMNSQSSVQGQGQVIRREEVTLNVAALVTQVLPNGNLVVQGRQEVRVNNEVRELLIQGIVRPEDITATNTIVHTQMAEARISYGGRGQLTDVQQGRWGQQVYDILFPF